From one Anaerococcus prevotii DSM 20548 genomic stretch:
- a CDS encoding DHH family phosphoesterase codes for MKKEKISKEKLDKFKELVDNAETIAIASHINPDGDNLGSTLALRKSLELYGKDVELLANDTIDDYLHFLPEKENYKEASRDSYDLFMILDCSEFDRIGDSLTPIARASKNTLVIDHHVGGGIDTDLNLIYDTAPATCELVFEIIERLNFPIDKDIASLIYTGLCTDTNRFLYSNVTEYTFYVAGRLLSLGADSEYIYRNLYQSKPMKVMKFQTEVISNAEFMDKKAYSIISKDLVKKHGVQMGDAETIVGMLRDIDEVEVSMILKEYDNGEYKVSLRSKDVDVARVARENGGGGHIKASGFSIFDDSLEAASKKAIAILKEIDV; via the coding sequence ATGAAGAAAGAGAAAATCAGTAAAGAAAAACTCGATAAATTTAAAGAACTTGTCGATAATGCAGAAACAATCGCAATAGCAAGCCACATCAACCCAGATGGAGACAATCTGGGTTCTACCCTTGCCCTAAGAAAATCCCTAGAGCTTTACGGTAAAGATGTCGAGCTTCTAGCTAATGATACCATAGATGACTACCTACATTTCTTGCCTGAGAAGGAAAACTACAAAGAAGCTTCAAGGGACTCCTATGACCTCTTTATGATTTTGGACTGCTCAGAATTTGATAGGATTGGAGATAGTCTTACACCTATTGCAAGAGCTTCCAAAAACACCTTGGTTATAGACCATCACGTAGGAGGAGGCATAGATACAGACCTCAACTTAATCTATGACACAGCTCCTGCGACTTGCGAGCTTGTATTTGAAATTATCGAAAGACTTAACTTTCCTATAGATAAGGACATAGCAAGTTTAATTTATACAGGACTATGCACAGATACCAACAGATTCTTATATTCAAATGTAACAGAATATACCTTCTATGTTGCAGGAAGACTTCTAAGTCTTGGAGCAGATAGCGAATATATCTATAGAAACCTATATCAATCAAAACCAATGAAGGTAATGAAATTTCAAACAGAAGTTATCTCAAATGCTGAGTTTATGGACAAAAAAGCTTATTCTATTATCTCCAAGGACCTTGTCAAAAAACACGGAGTCCAAATGGGAGATGCTGAAACAATCGTAGGCATGCTAAGAGATATAGATGAAGTTGAAGTTTCTATGATCCTTAAAGAATACGACAATGGCGAATACAAGGTATCCCTAAGAAGTAAGGATGTTGATGTAGCAAGAGTTGCCCGTGAAAACGGCGGAGGAGGCCACATCAAGGCTAGTGGATTTTCTATATTCGATGATTCCCTAGAAGCTGCAAGCAAGAAGGCTATCGCTATCCTAAAGGAAATTGATGTATAG
- the rbfA gene encoding 30S ribosome-binding factor RbfA: MNKRRTERISSEVKKELSKILRDDLNDPRLSTEAMVTITDVEVTNDLSYADCYVSVLGDATNKEDVLEALEQAKGYIKILIGERMRLRSMPEFRFKIDNSIEHGAYMDKLIAETIAKDKKANEERENQ, encoded by the coding sequence ATGAATAAAAGAAGAACAGAAAGAATCTCATCTGAAGTCAAAAAAGAATTATCCAAAATTCTAAGAGATGACTTAAACGATCCAAGACTTAGCACAGAGGCTATGGTTACTATAACAGATGTTGAAGTAACCAACGACCTCTCCTATGCTGACTGTTACGTGAGCGTACTAGGAGATGCTACAAATAAGGAAGATGTACTCGAGGCTTTAGAGCAAGCAAAAGGTTACATCAAAATCCTTATTGGAGAGAGGATGAGACTTAGATCTATGCCAGAATTTAGATTCAAAATCGATAACTCAATCGAACACGGCGCTTACATGGATAAGCTAATAGCTGAAACAATTGCAAAGGATAAGAAAGCCAATGAAGAAAGAGAAAATCAGTAA
- the rnpM gene encoding RNase P modulator RnpM → MKKAKKIPQRKCVVCGKLKDKKDLLRVVKNKDEGILIDESGKKNGRGAYICKDDACIEEAIRTNKLNRVFRTEVSDELYEELKAYEVN, encoded by the coding sequence ATGAAAAAAGCTAAGAAGATTCCACAAAGAAAATGTGTGGTATGTGGCAAGCTTAAAGACAAAAAAGACCTTCTAAGAGTTGTAAAAAACAAAGATGAAGGAATTTTGATAGATGAATCTGGAAAGAAAAACGGAAGAGGCGCCTACATTTGCAAGGATGATGCTTGCATAGAGGAAGCCATCAGAACTAATAAGCTAAACCGAGTTTTTAGAACAGAAGTTTCTGACGAACTTTACGAGGAGTTAAAAGCTTATGAAGTAAATTGA
- the nusA gene encoding transcription termination factor NusA, with the protein MNNDFMLALDELCKEKNLDKATILDALQKALIKSYQKNYDNEENVDVIIDEETGQIEVFALKEVVDEVDDTITEISLKDALEENSSYHLGDIARIKLTPKNFGRVAAQTARNIVIQKIRDAQRDSLYGEYIERANEMITGTIQRQDKYNVYVNLDKIEGVVPIKEQVPTEEYPANAKMKFLIKEVRNSSKEPQIVLSRSSQDLITRLFELEVPEITDGIIEIYSLAREAGSRTKMAVFSNDEGIDAVGACIGFKGIRVNSIVEELQGEKIDIINFDKDIKVFISNALSPADIIEVLVNEKSKKSLVVVSSDQLSLAIGKEGQNARLAARLTGWKIDIKSSEEYESLSQEEIDEILGLNEIDEEASEVADEDDALDDEDISLDLDEENDDTEDDLISDSEVEEIIEEESDDTVEDIANIDSTVKAYEEDESNED; encoded by the coding sequence ATGAACAATGATTTTATGTTAGCTTTGGATGAGCTTTGTAAGGAAAAAAATCTAGATAAGGCAACCATCCTAGATGCCTTACAGAAGGCTCTTATCAAAAGTTACCAAAAAAATTATGACAACGAAGAAAATGTAGATGTCATAATCGATGAAGAAACCGGACAAATCGAAGTCTTTGCTCTAAAGGAAGTAGTGGATGAAGTAGACGATACTATCACAGAAATTTCCTTAAAGGATGCTTTGGAGGAAAACTCAAGCTATCACCTAGGAGATATAGCAAGGATTAAGCTTACTCCTAAAAACTTCGGCAGAGTCGCAGCCCAAACTGCGAGAAATATCGTAATCCAAAAGATCAGAGATGCCCAAAGAGATTCCCTCTATGGAGAATACATCGAAAGGGCAAACGAGATGATCACAGGAACTATACAAAGACAAGATAAGTACAATGTCTATGTAAACTTAGACAAAATAGAAGGTGTAGTTCCAATCAAAGAGCAAGTTCCAACAGAAGAGTATCCAGCAAATGCCAAGATGAAGTTTCTTATAAAGGAAGTTAGAAATTCTTCCAAAGAACCACAAATTGTATTATCAAGATCAAGTCAAGATCTTATAACTAGACTTTTCGAGCTTGAAGTTCCTGAAATCACAGACGGCATTATTGAAATCTATTCCCTTGCAAGAGAAGCTGGATCTAGGACAAAGATGGCAGTATTTTCAAATGACGAGGGAATTGATGCAGTTGGAGCTTGTATTGGCTTTAAGGGAATTAGGGTAAACTCCATAGTTGAAGAGCTACAAGGAGAAAAAATTGACATTATAAACTTTGATAAAGACATTAAAGTATTTATATCAAATGCCCTATCACCAGCTGACATTATCGAAGTCCTAGTCAATGAAAAAAGCAAAAAGAGCCTTGTTGTCGTATCAAGCGACCAACTTTCCCTTGCTATAGGTAAGGAAGGGCAAAACGCAAGACTTGCAGCAAGACTTACTGGCTGGAAGATTGATATAAAAAGTAGCGAAGAATACGAAAGCCTAAGCCAAGAAGAAATAGATGAAATACTTGGCCTAAATGAAATAGACGAAGAGGCCAGCGAAGTGGCTGATGAAGATGATGCTTTAGATGATGAAGACATTTCTTTAGACCTTGATGAAGAAAATGATGATACTGAAGATGATTTAATAAGCGATTCTGAAGTTGAAGAAATAATAGAAGAAGAAAGCGACGATACAGTAGAAGATATTGCAAATATTGATTCCACTGTTAAAGCTTATGAAGAAGATGAATCTAATGAGGATTAG
- the infB gene encoding translation initiation factor IF-2, with amino-acid sequence MAGKVRVYELAKENNMAAKEMVKLLNEEFGLNIKSHMSMVGGSDLELIQGYFDEIEEEKNKAKNKKQQKENNKNSKNKKNHKNIKQAKDVEEDDFEEEKPKKKRKKKSKNKKTSKANKKQAEEKKDDGIIEIPETVNVKTFADKIGESPNSVIGKLIGLGVMAGLNDQIEFEQAELVALDFGKEIKLEEEYDAIEEQQVELDYEDKEEDLVNRPPVVSVMGHVDHGKTSILDKIRSTRVTSGEAGGITQHIGASVVDINDKKISFLDTPGHEAFTEMRMRGAQATDIAILVVAADDGVMPQTVEAINHAKAAGIPIVVAINKIDKEVADPNRVKQELMEHGLVSEEWGGDTIMVPVSAHTGEGIDDLLEMVLLVAEMRELKANPNRRAVGIIVEAQLDKARGAVATVLVQKGTLHAGDYVVTGSASGRIRAMFNSLGEAIEEATPSMPAQILGLSDVAEAGDMIYAVEDEKLAREFADRAAEFKREEHLKAKANTNLEDMYSDIGDGELKELNIIVKTDVKGTVDAVSHSLVKLSNEEVKVSVIAGAVGGITESDILLAQASNAVIIGFNVRPTQGALERAKDNNVEIRTYSVIYEAIEDVEKAIKGMLDPEFKEVVLGRAEVRDTFKVPGAGTVAGVMVTNGSVPRRASIRLLRDNIVIFDGDISSMKRFKDDAKELAGGYEGGIGLNRFNDIKVGDVMEAYEMVEKERD; translated from the coding sequence ATGGCAGGAAAAGTAAGAGTATATGAACTAGCAAAAGAAAATAATATGGCAGCCAAGGAAATGGTGAAATTATTAAATGAGGAATTTGGTCTAAATATCAAATCCCACATGTCCATGGTTGGAGGAAGTGATCTTGAGCTTATCCAAGGCTATTTTGATGAGATAGAAGAAGAAAAGAATAAAGCTAAAAACAAGAAACAGCAAAAAGAAAATAATAAAAATAGCAAAAATAAGAAAAATCATAAAAACATCAAGCAAGCCAAAGATGTAGAAGAAGATGATTTTGAGGAAGAAAAGCCAAAGAAAAAGAGAAAGAAAAAAAGCAAAAACAAGAAAACTTCCAAGGCTAACAAGAAACAAGCCGAAGAGAAAAAAGATGATGGAATTATAGAAATCCCAGAAACTGTAAATGTAAAGACTTTTGCTGACAAAATAGGAGAATCTCCAAATTCTGTAATAGGAAAACTAATTGGTCTTGGCGTAATGGCAGGACTTAATGATCAAATCGAGTTTGAACAAGCAGAACTAGTTGCCCTAGACTTTGGCAAGGAGATAAAACTTGAAGAAGAGTACGATGCCATTGAAGAACAACAAGTAGAGCTAGACTATGAAGATAAGGAAGAAGACCTAGTTAATAGACCTCCAGTAGTTTCTGTAATGGGCCACGTTGACCATGGTAAGACTTCTATCCTTGATAAGATTAGATCAACAAGAGTTACAAGTGGCGAAGCAGGTGGTATCACCCAACATATCGGTGCATCTGTAGTAGATATCAACGATAAGAAGATAAGCTTCCTTGATACACCAGGCCACGAAGCCTTCACAGAAATGAGAATGAGGGGAGCCCAAGCAACTGATATAGCAATCCTAGTAGTGGCAGCAGATGATGGTGTAATGCCACAAACTGTTGAGGCAATTAACCACGCCAAGGCTGCTGGAATACCAATAGTAGTAGCAATAAACAAGATCGATAAAGAAGTAGCTGACCCTAACAGAGTAAAACAAGAGTTAATGGAACATGGCCTTGTATCTGAAGAATGGGGAGGAGATACCATCATGGTTCCAGTATCCGCTCACACAGGAGAGGGTATTGATGATCTATTAGAGATGGTTCTTCTAGTAGCTGAAATGAGAGAGCTTAAGGCAAATCCAAACAGACGTGCAGTAGGTATTATCGTAGAAGCCCAACTTGACAAGGCAAGAGGAGCAGTTGCCACAGTACTTGTACAAAAGGGAACCCTCCACGCAGGAGACTATGTAGTAACAGGATCAGCATCAGGTAGGATAAGAGCTATGTTTAACTCTCTTGGAGAAGCAATCGAAGAAGCAACTCCATCAATGCCAGCCCAAATCCTAGGTCTATCTGATGTTGCCGAAGCAGGGGATATGATCTATGCTGTAGAAGATGAAAAACTCGCTCGTGAATTTGCAGATAGGGCAGCAGAGTTTAAACGTGAAGAGCACCTTAAGGCAAAGGCTAATACCAATCTTGAAGATATGTACTCAGATATCGGGGATGGTGAGCTAAAAGAGCTTAATATTATAGTTAAGACAGACGTTAAGGGAACAGTAGATGCTGTAAGCCATTCACTTGTGAAGCTTTCAAATGAAGAAGTTAAGGTATCTGTTATAGCAGGAGCTGTAGGAGGAATCACAGAATCAGATATCCTTCTTGCCCAAGCGTCTAACGCAGTTATCATAGGATTTAACGTAAGACCAACCCAAGGAGCTTTGGAAAGAGCAAAAGATAACAATGTTGAAATCAGAACATATTCTGTAATCTATGAAGCAATCGAAGATGTAGAAAAAGCTATCAAGGGTATGCTTGATCCAGAATTTAAGGAAGTTGTCCTTGGTAGGGCTGAAGTACGTGATACCTTCAAGGTTCCAGGAGCAGGAACAGTTGCTGGTGTTATGGTTACAAATGGTTCAGTTCCAAGAAGAGCAAGCATCAGACTTCTTCGTGACAACATAGTAATATTTGATGGTGATATTTCATCAATGAAGAGATTTAAGGACGATGCCAAAGAACTTGCTGGTGGTTACGAGGGAGGTATTGGCCTAAATAGATTCAACGATATCAAGGTTGGAGATGTCATGGAAGCCTATGAAATGGTTGAAAAGGAAAGAGATTAA